A genomic segment from Nicotiana tabacum cultivar K326 chromosome 7, ASM71507v2, whole genome shotgun sequence encodes:
- the LOC107788919 gene encoding endo-1,4-beta-xylanase 5-like isoform X2 yields MATLENNGFLLCCCLFLAGYLVHGATPYDYSATIECLNQPLDPQYGGGLIANPSFDKGVEAWKVDGHVKIEARESGGNKFIVAYNRTTPFSISQSFYLKEGVFYTFSAWVQLSEGSDIVVAMIYNSVENTVHVVGSVIAKSGCWSMIKGGLTVDQNAPSVLHFQCNNTKSELRVDSVSLKEFNKHEWQENRLRNIEKVRKRTLRVNVANKNGKKIKGAKIKIQQKKLQFVIGCATPSSILMSKSYQEWFVSRFTTTVFDNEMKWYYTERLQGHENYTTPDAMLKFFIDHGIDVRGHNILWGAATQRWVRDLPPRQLLSESVRRMGSVMSRYAGKLVAWDVVNENLHHPLFEEKLGKNASAIFYKIASSLDTKATMFLNEFNTLEHPADMVSIPSKYVEKLQEIKAFPGNEELVIGIGLQGHFDPHPNIPYIRAVFDVLGETKMPIWLTELNVEPCPKQAYFLEEIMREAFAHPGVKGMMIWIGWSPNGCHEMCLVDSKLQNSPSGDVVDKLLAEWKTTNLNGVTDNGGAFEVKVFHGDYYVTVYNPKTGANVTREVQVYDDKSETVDVSITL; encoded by the exons ATGGCTACACTTGAAAATAATGGATTTCTTCTTTGCTGCTGCTTGTTTTTGGCAG GATATTTGGTTCATGGTGCTACACCTTACGACTATTCTGCAACAATAGAG TGCCTCAACCAACCATTGGATCCTCAATATGGAGGAGGTTTAATTGCAAATCCTAGTTTTGACAAGGGCGTAGAAGCATGGAAAGTAGATGGTCATGTCAAAATTGAAGCAAGGGAATCTGGTGGAAACAAATTTATTGTGGCTTATAATAGAACAACTCCCTTTAGTATCTCACAATCTTTTTACTTGAAGGAAGGGGTATTTTACACCTTTTCAG CTTGGGTTCAGTTAAGTGAAGGATCGGATATTGTGGTTGCCATGATTTACAACTCAGTCGAAAATACTGTTCATGTTGTGGGATCAGTAATAGCTAAATCTGGATGTTGGTCTATGATCAAAGGTGGTCTTACTGTTGATCAAAATGCACCTTCAGTACTCCATTTTCAG TGCAACAACACCAAGTCCGAGTTAAGGGTTGACAGTGTTTCTCTGAAGGAATTCAACAAACATGAGTGGCAGGAAAATCGGTTGAGAAACATAGAGAAG GTTCGGAAAAGAACGTTGAGAGTAAATGTAGCAAACAAGAATGGCAAGAAGATTAAAGGAGCAAAAATCAAGATTCAACAGAAAAAACTTCAATTCGTTATTGGCTGCGCAACACCATCTTCCATTTTAATGTCCAAATCCTATCAAGAATGGTTCGTGTCCAGGTTTACAACAACAGTTTTCGACAACGAGATGAAATGGTACTATACCGAAAGGTTACAAGGCCACGAAAATTACACAACCCCAGATGCAATGCTCAAGTTCTTTATTGATCATGGGATTGATGTAAGAGGACATAACATCCTATGGGGAGCAGCTACCCAACGTTGGGTACGAGACTTACCTCCAAGACAACTTTTAAGTGAATCTGTACGACGAATGGGTAGCGTTATGTCAAGATATGCAG GTAAATTGGTTGCTTGGGATGTTGTAAATGAGAATTTACATCACCCACTTTTTGAGGAAAAGCTGGGGAAAAATGCTTCAGCCATCTTTTACAAGATTGCAAGTTCACTAGACACTAAAGCCACGATGTTCTTGAATGAGTTTAATACTTTAGAGCATCCAGCTGATATGGTCTCTATTCCATCAAAATATGTTGAAAAGCTTCAGGAGATTAAGGCATTTCCAGGGAATGAGGAGTTGGTTATTGGAATTGGACTTCAAGGACACTTTGATCCTCATCCTAATATACCATATATTCGTGCAGTCTTTGATGTTTTAGGAGAAACTAAAATGCCCATTTGGCTCACCGAGTTAAATGTTGAGCCCTGTCCAAAACAG GCATATTTTTTGGAAGAAATAATGAGGGAAGCATTTGCACATCCTGGTGTTAAAGGGATGATGATATGGATAGGATGGAGTCCAAATGGATGCCATGAAATGTGTTTAGTAGACAGCAAACTCCAGAATTCGCCATCAGGGGATGTGGTTGACAAGCTTCTTGCTGAATGGAAGACAACAAACTTAAACGGAGTTACAGACAATGGAGGAGCTTTTGAGGTTAAGGTTTTTCATGGAGATTATTACGTCACAGTTTATAATCCTAAAACTGGTGCCAATGTCACAAGGGAAGTGCAGGTCTATGATGACAAGTCTGAAACAGTAGATGTTTCCATTACTCTGTGA
- the LOC107788919 gene encoding endo-1,4-beta-xylanase 5-like isoform X3 has product MATLENNGFLLCCCLFLAGIFHILYEVINNNFNSLGYLVHGATPYDYSATIECLNQPLDPQYGGGLIANPSFDKGVEAWKVDGHVKIEARESGGNKFIVAYNRTTPFSISQSFYLKEGVFYTFSAWVQLSEGSDIVVAMIYNSVENTVHVVGSVIAKSGCWSMIKGGLTVDQNAPSVLHFQCNNTKSELRVDSVSLKEFNKHEWQENRLRNIEKVRKRTLRVNVANKNGKKIKGAKIKIQQKKLQFVIGCATPSSILMSKSYQEWFVSRFTTTVFDNEMKWYYTERLQGHENYTTPDAMLKFFIDHGIDVRGHNILWGAATQRWVRDLPPRQLLSESVRRMGSVMSRYAGKLVAWDVVNENLHHPLFEEKLGKNASAIFYKIASSLDTKATMFLNEFNTLEHPADMVSIPSKYVEKLQEIKAFPGNEELVIGIGLQGHFDPHPNIPYIRAVFDVLGETKMPIWLTELNVEPCPKQVT; this is encoded by the exons ATGGCTACACTTGAAAATAATGGATTTCTTCTTTGCTGCTGCTTGTTTTTGGCAG GTATTTTCCATATCTTATATGAAGTAAttaacaacaatttcaattctCTAGGATATTTGGTTCATGGTGCTACACCTTACGACTATTCTGCAACAATAGAG TGCCTCAACCAACCATTGGATCCTCAATATGGAGGAGGTTTAATTGCAAATCCTAGTTTTGACAAGGGCGTAGAAGCATGGAAAGTAGATGGTCATGTCAAAATTGAAGCAAGGGAATCTGGTGGAAACAAATTTATTGTGGCTTATAATAGAACAACTCCCTTTAGTATCTCACAATCTTTTTACTTGAAGGAAGGGGTATTTTACACCTTTTCAG CTTGGGTTCAGTTAAGTGAAGGATCGGATATTGTGGTTGCCATGATTTACAACTCAGTCGAAAATACTGTTCATGTTGTGGGATCAGTAATAGCTAAATCTGGATGTTGGTCTATGATCAAAGGTGGTCTTACTGTTGATCAAAATGCACCTTCAGTACTCCATTTTCAG TGCAACAACACCAAGTCCGAGTTAAGGGTTGACAGTGTTTCTCTGAAGGAATTCAACAAACATGAGTGGCAGGAAAATCGGTTGAGAAACATAGAGAAG GTTCGGAAAAGAACGTTGAGAGTAAATGTAGCAAACAAGAATGGCAAGAAGATTAAAGGAGCAAAAATCAAGATTCAACAGAAAAAACTTCAATTCGTTATTGGCTGCGCAACACCATCTTCCATTTTAATGTCCAAATCCTATCAAGAATGGTTCGTGTCCAGGTTTACAACAACAGTTTTCGACAACGAGATGAAATGGTACTATACCGAAAGGTTACAAGGCCACGAAAATTACACAACCCCAGATGCAATGCTCAAGTTCTTTATTGATCATGGGATTGATGTAAGAGGACATAACATCCTATGGGGAGCAGCTACCCAACGTTGGGTACGAGACTTACCTCCAAGACAACTTTTAAGTGAATCTGTACGACGAATGGGTAGCGTTATGTCAAGATATGCAG GTAAATTGGTTGCTTGGGATGTTGTAAATGAGAATTTACATCACCCACTTTTTGAGGAAAAGCTGGGGAAAAATGCTTCAGCCATCTTTTACAAGATTGCAAGTTCACTAGACACTAAAGCCACGATGTTCTTGAATGAGTTTAATACTTTAGAGCATCCAGCTGATATGGTCTCTATTCCATCAAAATATGTTGAAAAGCTTCAGGAGATTAAGGCATTTCCAGGGAATGAGGAGTTGGTTATTGGAATTGGACTTCAAGGACACTTTGATCCTCATCCTAATATACCATATATTCGTGCAGTCTTTGATGTTTTAGGAGAAACTAAAATGCCCATTTGGCTCACCGAGTTAAATGTTGAGCCCTGTCCAAAACAG GTCACCTAA
- the LOC107788919 gene encoding endo-1,4-beta-xylanase 5-like isoform X1: MATLENNGFLLCCCLFLAGIFHILYEVINNNFNSLGYLVHGATPYDYSATIECLNQPLDPQYGGGLIANPSFDKGVEAWKVDGHVKIEARESGGNKFIVAYNRTTPFSISQSFYLKEGVFYTFSAWVQLSEGSDIVVAMIYNSVENTVHVVGSVIAKSGCWSMIKGGLTVDQNAPSVLHFQCNNTKSELRVDSVSLKEFNKHEWQENRLRNIEKVRKRTLRVNVANKNGKKIKGAKIKIQQKKLQFVIGCATPSSILMSKSYQEWFVSRFTTTVFDNEMKWYYTERLQGHENYTTPDAMLKFFIDHGIDVRGHNILWGAATQRWVRDLPPRQLLSESVRRMGSVMSRYAGKLVAWDVVNENLHHPLFEEKLGKNASAIFYKIASSLDTKATMFLNEFNTLEHPADMVSIPSKYVEKLQEIKAFPGNEELVIGIGLQGHFDPHPNIPYIRAVFDVLGETKMPIWLTELNVEPCPKQAYFLEEIMREAFAHPGVKGMMIWIGWSPNGCHEMCLVDSKLQNSPSGDVVDKLLAEWKTTNLNGVTDNGGAFEVKVFHGDYYVTVYNPKTGANVTREVQVYDDKSETVDVSITL; this comes from the exons ATGGCTACACTTGAAAATAATGGATTTCTTCTTTGCTGCTGCTTGTTTTTGGCAG GTATTTTCCATATCTTATATGAAGTAAttaacaacaatttcaattctCTAGGATATTTGGTTCATGGTGCTACACCTTACGACTATTCTGCAACAATAGAG TGCCTCAACCAACCATTGGATCCTCAATATGGAGGAGGTTTAATTGCAAATCCTAGTTTTGACAAGGGCGTAGAAGCATGGAAAGTAGATGGTCATGTCAAAATTGAAGCAAGGGAATCTGGTGGAAACAAATTTATTGTGGCTTATAATAGAACAACTCCCTTTAGTATCTCACAATCTTTTTACTTGAAGGAAGGGGTATTTTACACCTTTTCAG CTTGGGTTCAGTTAAGTGAAGGATCGGATATTGTGGTTGCCATGATTTACAACTCAGTCGAAAATACTGTTCATGTTGTGGGATCAGTAATAGCTAAATCTGGATGTTGGTCTATGATCAAAGGTGGTCTTACTGTTGATCAAAATGCACCTTCAGTACTCCATTTTCAG TGCAACAACACCAAGTCCGAGTTAAGGGTTGACAGTGTTTCTCTGAAGGAATTCAACAAACATGAGTGGCAGGAAAATCGGTTGAGAAACATAGAGAAG GTTCGGAAAAGAACGTTGAGAGTAAATGTAGCAAACAAGAATGGCAAGAAGATTAAAGGAGCAAAAATCAAGATTCAACAGAAAAAACTTCAATTCGTTATTGGCTGCGCAACACCATCTTCCATTTTAATGTCCAAATCCTATCAAGAATGGTTCGTGTCCAGGTTTACAACAACAGTTTTCGACAACGAGATGAAATGGTACTATACCGAAAGGTTACAAGGCCACGAAAATTACACAACCCCAGATGCAATGCTCAAGTTCTTTATTGATCATGGGATTGATGTAAGAGGACATAACATCCTATGGGGAGCAGCTACCCAACGTTGGGTACGAGACTTACCTCCAAGACAACTTTTAAGTGAATCTGTACGACGAATGGGTAGCGTTATGTCAAGATATGCAG GTAAATTGGTTGCTTGGGATGTTGTAAATGAGAATTTACATCACCCACTTTTTGAGGAAAAGCTGGGGAAAAATGCTTCAGCCATCTTTTACAAGATTGCAAGTTCACTAGACACTAAAGCCACGATGTTCTTGAATGAGTTTAATACTTTAGAGCATCCAGCTGATATGGTCTCTATTCCATCAAAATATGTTGAAAAGCTTCAGGAGATTAAGGCATTTCCAGGGAATGAGGAGTTGGTTATTGGAATTGGACTTCAAGGACACTTTGATCCTCATCCTAATATACCATATATTCGTGCAGTCTTTGATGTTTTAGGAGAAACTAAAATGCCCATTTGGCTCACCGAGTTAAATGTTGAGCCCTGTCCAAAACAG GCATATTTTTTGGAAGAAATAATGAGGGAAGCATTTGCACATCCTGGTGTTAAAGGGATGATGATATGGATAGGATGGAGTCCAAATGGATGCCATGAAATGTGTTTAGTAGACAGCAAACTCCAGAATTCGCCATCAGGGGATGTGGTTGACAAGCTTCTTGCTGAATGGAAGACAACAAACTTAAACGGAGTTACAGACAATGGAGGAGCTTTTGAGGTTAAGGTTTTTCATGGAGATTATTACGTCACAGTTTATAATCCTAAAACTGGTGCCAATGTCACAAGGGAAGTGCAGGTCTATGATGACAAGTCTGAAACAGTAGATGTTTCCATTACTCTGTGA